The genomic DNA CATGCCCGAAGGATCGACGGACGGCGAGGCGTGGAACGGCATGTTCCATCCCGACGATCAGGAGCACGCCTGGGCGGTCTGGGAGGAGTCGCTCGCCACCGGCGAGAGCTACGAGATCGAGTATCGCCTGCGGCATCACTCGGGCGATTATCGCTGGGTGCTGGGTCGGGCGCAGCCGGTGCGCGCCCCCGACGGCGCGATTCAGCGCTGGTATGGCACCTGCACCGATATCGACGACGAGGTGCGCGCCCGCGAGGCGACGGTGACCGACCTGACACGGCAGCGCGACGTCGCCTGGGACATGACGATCGACCTGATCGCCGTCGTGAATGCCGATGCGACGCTTGATCGGTTGAACAGCGCCTGGACCCGCATCCTAGGCTGGCCGGTGGCCGAGACGCTGGGACGCGATTTCCTGACGCTGACCCACCCCGACGACGTGGCGCGCACCGCAGCCACCTTTACCACAGTGTTCGATGCGCCACTGACCGATCCGTTCGAGTTCCGGTTGCGCCACAGCGACGGCAGCTACCGCTGGTTTGCCTGGACCGCCTCGGCGCAGGACGGTCAGGTCTATGCCGTGGGCCGCGACGTGACCGAACGGATCGCCCGCGCCGAACGGCTGGCCACGACCGAAGCCGCCCTGCGCCAAAGCCAGAAGCTCGAGATGATCGGCCAGCTGACCGGGGGAGTGGCCCATGACTTCAACAACCTGCTGATGGCGACGCGCGCCAGCCTCGACCTGCTGCGCCGCCATCTGGGAGAGGCAGACGAGCGGACGCTGGCGCTGATCGGGAACGCAACCCATGCCATCGAACGGGGTGCGGCTTTGACCCAGCGCATGCTGGCGTTTGCGCGCAAGCAGGATCTGCATTCAGTGGCCGTCGACATGGCCGCGGCCATTCCGGGCATGACAGATCTGATCCGCCGCACCATCGGTCCGCAGATCGAGGTCGCGATTTCGATTGCCCCCGATCTGCCCCCTGCCGACATCGACCTTAACCAGTTCGAGATGGCGCTGCTGAACCTCGCCGTCAACGGGCGCGATGCGATGGAAGGTGCAGGACACCTGACGATTACCGTCGATGCCACAGAGGTGCGCGACCGGCCCGATCTGGCACCCGGCCCTTACGTGCGCGTGGCGGTGGCCGATACCGGCTGCGGCATGGATGACGCCACACTGGCCCGCGCGGCAGAGCCTTTCTTTACCACCAAGGGCGTCGGCAAGGGCACCGGCCTTGGCTTGTCCATGGTGCACGGGCTGGCCATCCAGTCCGGCGGCACCTTCACCCTCGACAGCCGGGTCGGCGTCGGCACGACGGCGACGCTTTATCTGCCGGCGGCGGCGGCCAGCGCGGCTGTCAAGCTGCCGGACAGCCTGCCGCTGGCCCCCGCCGACGCCACGCTGCGCAAACCGAGGCTTGTGATCATCGCGGTCGATGACGACATTCTGGTGTCGATGGGGACCGTCGGCGTACTGGAAGATCTGGGTCACGAGGTCCTGTCCGCCCATTCCGGCGCCGCGGCGCTGGAGATCCTTGAAAAGCGCCCCGACGTCGATCTGGTGCTGACCGATCAGGCGATGCCCAAGATGACCGGCGTGGATCTGGCCCGCTATATCCGGCAGACCCATCCTGACATGCCGATCATTCTGGCCACCGGCTATGCCGACATGCCCGAGGGCGGTCATGCCCTGATCACCGAGCGGCTGGAAAAGCCGTTTTCAGATGCGGCCCTTGAACGCCTGCTGCGCCGGTATCAGGCCTGACGCCCCAAGCCACCCGACAGGAGATCGCATGATCGACGCCTATGACACCTTCGATGCCACCGGGCTTGCCGCCCTTGTGGCCAGCGGCGACGTCACGCCGACAGAACTGCTGGATACCGCCCTCGCCCGCACAGCGGCGGTGAACGGCGCGATCAATGCCGTCGTCAACATGGCCGAAGACGCGGCCCGCGCGCGCATCGCTGCGGGCCTGCCGGACGGACCATTGCGCGGCGTGCCGTTCCTGCTGAAGGATCTGGGCTGCGAGGCGGTGGATTACCCCTGCGACGTCGGCTCGCGCCTGTTCAGGGGGACGACATACGCGCGGAACTCTGCCATGTTCGACCGGCTGGCGGGCGCGGGTCTGGTGCCCTTTGCCCGGACCGCGGCGCCCGAAATGGGCATCGGGACGGCGACCGAGGCGGTGGTCTACGGCGGTCCGACCCGCAACCCCTGGGATCTGGACCGCACGCCGGGGGGGTCATCCGGCGGGGCGGCGGCGGCAGTGGCTGCAGGGATCGTGCCAGCCGCACACGGGTCCGACGGCGGCGGATCGGTGCGGGTGCCTGCATCGAACTGCGGCCTCTTCGGGTTCAAGGCGACCCGCGCGCGGCTGCCCGACGGGCCTTACGCGGGCGAAGGCTGGGCCGGCATGGCGATCGAAGGATTCCTGACCCGCAGCGTCCGCGACACAGCACTTCTGACCGACATCTGCGCCGGGCCGGACCTTGGCGCGCCCTACGTCGCCCCGCCGCTGTCGGGGACATTCGTGCAGGCGATCCAGCAGCCGGTCAGACCGCTGCGCATCGCACTCTGCGACACGACCCTGACCGGAGAGGCGATCAGCGCCACCTGTCGCGATGCGGTGCATGACGCGGCCCGCCTGCTGGCCGATATGGGACACCATGTGACACCGGCGCGCCCCATGCAGGCGGACACGGTCGCGATGATGCAGGCCTGGACGGATATCGTCGCCTGCGGCACCGCCGAATCCGTACAGACGAAACTGCGCAAGCTGGGCCGTCCGCTGGCCGACGACGATGTCGAGGGTGTGACGCGCGGCGCCATCGCCCATGCCGCCACGATCAGCGGCGCGGATTACATCGCCTGCATCGACACCATCCACCTTTACGGCCGGCAGATGGCCGCCTTCTTTCAGGACTACGACATCCTGCTGACACCGACGCTGGCCGAACCGCCCGCAGCGATCGGCAGGCTGTCCCACGACACGATGGATTACGTCGGCTACCGCATGGACCGGGTCTTTCCCTATTCGCCCTATGCCGCCGCTTTCAATGCCAGCGGCCAGCCCGCCGCGTCGGTCCCGCTCTTTTGGGCGGACGGCCTGCCGATCGGCATCCACCTCGCCGCGCGCTTCGGTGCGGACGAGATGCTGATGGCCCTTTGCGCCGATCTGGAACGTGCCCGCCCATGGTTTCATCGTTTGCCACCCGAAAGAGCAGGTTCCGCCCTCGCGTGACTTGCAATCGGTCTGGTCTTTGGCTCTGTTGCGATCAAAGCCGGAGGATGCGCATGACCGAAGAGACTGCCGTAGAGGTTCGTGACGCCCGCAAGGTTTACGGTCAGGGCGTCGGGGCCGTCACGGCGCTGGACGGTGTCTCGTTGAAGATCCACAAGTCGGAATTCTTTACGCTGCTGGGTCCGTCAGGCTGCGGCAAGACGACCTTGCTGAAACTGATCGCGGGATTCGAAAGCCCGACGACGGGACAGATCCTGCTGCACGGCAGCGATATCACCTTCGATCCGCCGAACCTGCGCCCGGTGAACACGGTGTTCCAGTCCTACGCCCTGTTCCCGCACCTGAGCGTGGCCGACAACATCGGCTTTGGCCTCAAGATGCAGGGCCGCCCCACGGCCGAGATCGCCGAGACCGTGACCCGGATGCTGGCGCTGGTGCGGCTCGACCGGATGGCGGACCGCAAGCCGGGGCAACTCTCTGGCGGGCAGCAACAGCGCGTGGCGCTGGCCCGCGCACTGGCCCCGGCCCCCAAGGTGCTGCTGCTGGACGAGCCGCTGTCGGCGCTGGACCTGCAGTTGCGCAAGGAGATGCAGATCGAACTGAAACGGCTTCAGGTCGAAACCGGCATCACCTTCGTCTTCGTCACCCACGATCAGGAAGAGGCGCTGACCATGTCCGACCGGATCGGCGTGATGCAGGCGGGCCACCTGTTGCAGGTCGGCGACCCGCGCACGATATACACGCGCCCTGCCAACCGGTTCGTTGCGTCGTTTATCGGAGAATCCAATTTCCTGACCGGCACGGTCGAGGGTCGCACCTTTACGCTGGATGCAGGCCCCCGGATGGAGGTCGCACCCTGCGACGCCGCGCCCGCGTCCGGCAAGGTCACCGCCGCGATCCGGCCCGAGCAGATCCGCATCACCAGTGCCAGCCTTGGCGATGGAATCCCCGCCACGGTCACGCAGACCGTCTATTTCGGCACGGACACCCATTGTCGCGTCGCCCTGAAGGACGGCACCGAGATCACCGTCCGCCTGCAAAGCCCCGCCTCTGGCGATGTGGGTCTGCATCCGGGGTCCGAAGTCACGCTGAAATTCGAACCCGGCGCCCTGATCATCCTGCCGGAGGCCGCATGAGCGCCGATCCACAAGCGGACGCGGCCGCCCGGCGTGGCTGGTGGCTGTCGGCGCCAGCGCTGATCCTGCTGGCGGTGGGGGCCACGGGTCCGCTGCTGATCATGCTGGTCTATTCGTTCCTGGAGCCGGGGCAATACGGCAATGTCGAATGGGTGCTGTCGTTCAAGGCGTGGTTCAACGTCATCATGCAGCGCGACATCTTCGACGGCACCCTGACCTTTGCCGATGCGCATCTGTCGATTTTCTGGCGATCGGCAAAGCTCGCGCTGCTGACGACGCTTTTCGCCTTTGTCACCGGGTTTCCGACCGCATGGTTCATTGCGACCCGCAGTCCGGGGCTGCGCACGGCGTTGCTGTTCCTGATCACGATCCCGTTCTGGACGAACCTGCTGATCCGCACCTTCGCGATCAACCAGATCATCCGCAACGAGGGGTTCCTGAACACCTTCCTTTTGTGGGCCGGCATCATCGATACGCCCATCGTCATGCTTTACACCGATTTCGCGGTTTTCGTCGGCATGACCTATGTCTATCTGCCACTGATGGTGCTGCCGCTGTTTGCGGCCATCGACCGGTTCGACATGCGGTTGCTGCAGGCGGGCTACGACCTTTATGCCAGCCGGTGGCAGTTGCTGCGGCATGTCATCGTGCCGGTGGTGAAGCCGGGCATCATCTCGGGCTCGATCCTCGTGTTCATCCCGGCCCTGGGCGCCTACGTCACGCCGCGCATCCTGGGCGGCGGGCGCAACATGATGATCGGCAACTTCATCGAACTGCAGTTCGGACAGGGCCGCAACTGGCCGCTGGGGGCCGCGTTGTCGGTGGTGCTGCTGGTCATCGTGAGTGCTGCCCTGATCGTCTATACCCGCTTTGCCACGGGAGGCGGCGACAAATCCCATGGCTGACCGCACGTTTGACATCGCCCGCCTGCCCGGCTTCGCCACCATCGCGGTCACGATCTTCGTGATGCTGTATCTGCCCATCGCCATGCTCGTGATCTTTTCCTTCAACGCCGGCGACAACGCCGCGATCTGGGAAGGCTTCTCGCTGCGCTGGTACCCGGAGGCCTGGCAGAACGAGGCGGTGAAACAGGCCACCGTCCGGTCCCTGCAGATCGCCACCTGTGCCGCGATCATCGCGACCACGGTCGCGACCATGGCCGCCCTCGGCACGACACGCAGGCGTCAGACGCGCGGGCAAAGCTTCGTCTACCTGATGATCAACCAGCCGCTGATGGTGCCCGAAATCGTGACCGCCGTGGCACTGCTGATCTTCTTCTCCTCGATCAAGGTGGCGACAGGCTATCAGGGTCTGGGCTATCTGATCATCGCCCACGCGGCCTTCTGCACGCCCTTCGCCTATCTGCCGATCCGCGCCCGGCTGGAAGGGATGGACCTGAGCCTCGAGACCGCGAGCGCCGATCTTTACGCGACCCGCTGGCAGACCTTCCGCCATGTCACCCTGCCACTGGTCATGCCGGGCGCCATTGCCGGCTTGATGCTGGCCTTCGTGACCTCGCTCGACGACGTGGTGATCACGCTT from Loktanella sp. M215 includes the following:
- a CDS encoding ABC transporter permease, whose amino-acid sequence is MSADPQADAAARRGWWLSAPALILLAVGATGPLLIMLVYSFLEPGQYGNVEWVLSFKAWFNVIMQRDIFDGTLTFADAHLSIFWRSAKLALLTTLFAFVTGFPTAWFIATRSPGLRTALLFLITIPFWTNLLIRTFAINQIIRNEGFLNTFLLWAGIIDTPIVMLYTDFAVFVGMTYVYLPLMVLPLFAAIDRFDMRLLQAGYDLYASRWQLLRHVIVPVVKPGIISGSILVFIPALGAYVTPRILGGGRNMMIGNFIELQFGQGRNWPLGAALSVVLLVIVSAALIVYTRFATGGGDKSHG
- a CDS encoding ABC transporter ATP-binding protein, which codes for MTEETAVEVRDARKVYGQGVGAVTALDGVSLKIHKSEFFTLLGPSGCGKTTLLKLIAGFESPTTGQILLHGSDITFDPPNLRPVNTVFQSYALFPHLSVADNIGFGLKMQGRPTAEIAETVTRMLALVRLDRMADRKPGQLSGGQQQRVALARALAPAPKVLLLDEPLSALDLQLRKEMQIELKRLQVETGITFVFVTHDQEEALTMSDRIGVMQAGHLLQVGDPRTIYTRPANRFVASFIGESNFLTGTVEGRTFTLDAGPRMEVAPCDAAPASGKVTAAIRPEQIRITSASLGDGIPATVTQTVYFGTDTHCRVALKDGTEITVRLQSPASGDVGLHPGSEVTLKFEPGALIILPEAA
- a CDS encoding amidase; the protein is MIDAYDTFDATGLAALVASGDVTPTELLDTALARTAAVNGAINAVVNMAEDAARARIAAGLPDGPLRGVPFLLKDLGCEAVDYPCDVGSRLFRGTTYARNSAMFDRLAGAGLVPFARTAAPEMGIGTATEAVVYGGPTRNPWDLDRTPGGSSGGAAAAVAAGIVPAAHGSDGGGSVRVPASNCGLFGFKATRARLPDGPYAGEGWAGMAIEGFLTRSVRDTALLTDICAGPDLGAPYVAPPLSGTFVQAIQQPVRPLRIALCDTTLTGEAISATCRDAVHDAARLLADMGHHVTPARPMQADTVAMMQAWTDIVACGTAESVQTKLRKLGRPLADDDVEGVTRGAIAHAATISGADYIACIDTIHLYGRQMAAFFQDYDILLTPTLAEPPAAIGRLSHDTMDYVGYRMDRVFPYSPYAAAFNASGQPAASVPLFWADGLPIGIHLAARFGADEMLMALCADLERARPWFHRLPPERAGSALA
- a CDS encoding PAS domain-containing protein; translated protein: MTDIKTFTASDPSPDRPTVAILSLLPQDADVLGRMLADPGIATVCHASVAALAQALDDRTDAVLVLEDALAEDHGAALLKALDQQPAWSDIPVILLARGTGPAHAGLDTGRLATALRLPHPPCPDDLTRAVRAALIARKRQHQARTQLVALRQREAQLRDSEAKFHAIADSVDQMIWSTRPDGFHDYYNRRWYEFTGMPEGSTDGEAWNGMFHPDDQEHAWAVWEESLATGESYEIEYRLRHHSGDYRWVLGRAQPVRAPDGAIQRWYGTCTDIDDEVRAREATVTDLTRQRDVAWDMTIDLIAVVNADATLDRLNSAWTRILGWPVAETLGRDFLTLTHPDDVARTAATFTTVFDAPLTDPFEFRLRHSDGSYRWFAWTASAQDGQVYAVGRDVTERIARAERLATTEAALRQSQKLEMIGQLTGGVAHDFNNLLMATRASLDLLRRHLGEADERTLALIGNATHAIERGAALTQRMLAFARKQDLHSVAVDMAAAIPGMTDLIRRTIGPQIEVAISIAPDLPPADIDLNQFEMALLNLAVNGRDAMEGAGHLTITVDATEVRDRPDLAPGPYVRVAVADTGCGMDDATLARAAEPFFTTKGVGKGTGLGLSMVHGLAIQSGGTFTLDSRVGVGTTATLYLPAAAASAAVKLPDSLPLAPADATLRKPRLVIIAVDDDILVSMGTVGVLEDLGHEVLSAHSGAAALEILEKRPDVDLVLTDQAMPKMTGVDLARYIRQTHPDMPIILATGYADMPEGGHALITERLEKPFSDAALERLLRRYQA
- a CDS encoding ABC transporter permease; the protein is MADRTFDIARLPGFATIAVTIFVMLYLPIAMLVIFSFNAGDNAAIWEGFSLRWYPEAWQNEAVKQATVRSLQIATCAAIIATTVATMAALGTTRRRQTRGQSFVYLMINQPLMVPEIVTAVALLIFFSSIKVATGYQGLGYLIIAHAAFCTPFAYLPIRARLEGMDLSLETASADLYATRWQTFRHVTLPLVMPGAIAGLMLAFVTSLDDVVITLFVKSAGQDTLPTYMLAQIRRSVSAEVNAISTLLLVLTVVLLTAFFLLTRKRT